From the genome of Deinococcus sp. JMULE3, one region includes:
- a CDS encoding collagen-like protein, with translation MGPVGPIGLTGPIGLTGPIGPQGVKGDTGAVGPVGPIGLTGPAGPIGPQGIQGEVGPIGLTGPIGLTGPIGPQGIKGDTGAVGPVGPIGLTGPTGPIGPQGIQGLVGPIGLTGPIGLTGPIGPQGIQGEVGPIGLTGPIGLTGPIGPQGVKGDTGAVGPVGPIGLTGPAGPIGPQGIKGEVGPIGLTGPIGLTGPIGPQGIKGDTGAIGPVGPIGLTGPAGPIGPQGIKGETGATGATGAVGPQGATGAKGDTGAQGPQGIQGPKGDKGDTGPVGPQGPEGPQGPAGPSVIPLTERREQEVTGLV, from the coding sequence GTGGGTCCCGTTGGTCCGATCGGCCTGACGGGTCCTATCGGTCTCACCGGTCCGATCGGGCCGCAGGGCGTCAAGGGCGACACGGGCGCTGTCGGTCCTGTCGGCCCCATCGGTCTCACCGGTCCCGCTGGTCCCATCGGCCCGCAGGGCATCCAGGGTGAGGTCGGCCCGATCGGCCTGACAGGTCCTATCGGTCTCACCGGTCCCATCGGACCGCAGGGCATCAAGGGCGACACGGGCGCTGTCGGTCCTGTCGGCCCCATCGGTCTCACCGGTCCCACTGGTCCCATCGGCCCGCAGGGCATCCAGGGTCTGGTCGGCCCGATCGGCCTGACGGGTCCTATCGGTCTCACCGGTCCGATCGGGCCGCAGGGTATCCAGGGTGAGGTCGGTCCCATCGGCCTGACCGGTCCCATCGGTCTCACCGGTCCCATCGGACCGCAGGGCGTCAAGGGCGACACGGGCGCGGTCGGTCCTGTCGGCCCCATCGGTCTCACCGGTCCCGCTGGTCCCATCGGGCCGCAGGGCATCAAGGGTGAGGTCGGCCCCATCGGCCTGACCGGTCCCATCGGTCTCACCGGTCCCATCGGACCGCAGGGCATCAAGGGCGACACGGGCGCTATCGGTCCTGTCGGCCCGATCGGTCTGACTGGTCCGGCGGGTCCCATCGGGCCGCAGGGCATCAAGGGTGAGACCGGGGCGACCGGGGCGACGGGCGCGGTCGGGCCGCAGGGTGCGACCGGCGCGAAGGGTGATACGGGCGCGCAGGGTCCGCAGGGGATCCAGGGGCCGAAGGGGGACAAGGGCGATACGGGTCCGGTGGGGCCGCAGGGTCCCGAGGGTCCGCAGGGTCCGGCTGGTCCCTCGGTGATTCCGCTGACCGAGCGGCGCGAGCAGGAAGTCACCGGTCTGGTGTAA
- a CDS encoding collagen-like protein, translated as MKRTALIITALLGLSAAAHAQEVIPTPPGMTLTPADEGKIVIVRNGQLVLIDPRTAPELKVIQGPAGPAGPAGPKGDKGDTGAAGATGAKGEKGDTGPAGPQGAKGDTGATGAVGPAGAKGDTGPTGPQGAKGDTGATGAVGPAGAKGDTGPAGPQGAKGDTGATGAVGPAGAKGDTGPTGPQGAKGDTGATGAVGPAGAKGDTGPQGAKGDTGATWRRRPRWRQGRYRSPGSQG; from the coding sequence ATGAAACGAACGGCACTGATCATCACCGCCCTGCTGGGCCTGTCCGCCGCCGCCCACGCGCAGGAAGTCATCCCCACGCCGCCCGGCATGACCCTGACCCCTGCTGACGAAGGCAAGATCGTGATCGTCCGCAACGGTCAACTGGTCCTGATCGACCCGCGCACCGCGCCCGAACTGAAAGTCATCCAGGGACCAGCCGGTCCTGCGGGTCCCGCCGGTCCGAAGGGGGACAAGGGCGACACCGGCGCCGCAGGGGCCACCGGAGCGAAAGGCGAGAAGGGCGATACCGGTCCCGCCGGTCCTCAGGGAGCCAAGGGCGACACCGGCGCAACCGGCGCCGTCGGCCCCGCTGGCGCCAAGGGCGATACCGGTCCCACCGGTCCCCAGGGAGCCAAGGGTGACACCGGCGCAACTGGCGCCGTCGGCCCCGCTGGCGCCAAGGGCGATACCGGTCCCGCCGGTCCCCAGGGAGCCAAGGGCGACACCGGCGCAACTGGCGCCGTCGGCCCCGCTGGCGCCAAGGGCGATACCGGTCCCACCGGTCCCCAGGGAGCCAAGGGCGACACCGGCGCAACCGGCGCCGTCGGCCCCGCTGGCGCCAAGGGCGATACCGGTCCCCAGGGAGCCAAGGGTGACACCGGCGCAACCTGGCGCCGTCGGCCCCGCTGGCGCCAAGGGCGATACCGGTCCCCAGGGAGCCAAGGGTGA
- a CDS encoding VCBS repeat-containing protein: MKRPLPFLLTTALLLGACAQPSRTSTPPPPTASTPGGPVTPAGAAFTLRFSGLGTPDFAASIEPPLGAQALTSEQGNVTPVRVVSRGTMDVLPAAGRPRTEGYRYIYAVVSVTSPSALENVSFLGVRTPGTLPAATHDTAISTFVRAPGGAAYTAAELDALALSVRPAQASALNTATMRLSTIPGSDDSVQFLPEDELTFTPPGFVGLLPYGFTVLNPQGGRTLATGTEANRMIVGMRLPLQATPQDDPYGFAFTAVPVRDSTRRVTQTPEGLRSGNSLKVRQLAASLNATLQVQPFSPVPGDPLCSVRSAGSAAAPTGTVFTAPPLAVPGANGHAVGLNDTLTARFCGVTLDSASAQATSVSVRPSQSAPAASTPDATGDRLLIPARTGGYHAGEQVEVTLHNTLTAGGSAAPGTPFVFSFRAATAPATATFTAQTERAAGQDIRDLLAADVNEDGKLDAISTDSSANTVSVFLGNGDGTLQARTAYTAGTGQAPTDLAAADLNGDGRLDLTVRRNDSTLGILINKGLGKFNPMTSLEIEAGVTDLSGYTLKDVNGDGKPDLVAWIRDASYANYSLRTRLGNGDGTFAPAIDALPNLINPLYYYASNSAPLLADLNHDGRLDFAASSDRLYVMSGNGDGTFAAEAAATGPANVYSSDLVPADVNEDGHLDLYARNSTTLLLGNGRLGFTVTQLDASGYALADLNGDGHLDLINNNQLTRGFGNGTFDRTPVNTNFYGGYYTVPQDKALGDFNGDGKLDGLTSAYSGTLQSPIVYVALNQ, encoded by the coding sequence ATGAAACGACCCCTTCCGTTCCTGCTGACCACGGCGCTGCTGCTCGGCGCGTGTGCTCAGCCATCCCGCACCAGTACGCCCCCACCTCCCACCGCCAGCACCCCCGGCGGTCCCGTGACGCCCGCCGGGGCGGCGTTCACGCTGCGCTTCAGCGGGCTGGGCACCCCGGACTTCGCGGCCAGCATCGAGCCCCCGCTGGGTGCTCAGGCCCTGACCAGCGAGCAGGGTAACGTGACGCCCGTGCGGGTGGTCTCGCGCGGCACCATGGACGTCCTGCCCGCAGCGGGCCGCCCGCGCACCGAGGGCTACCGGTACATCTACGCGGTCGTGTCGGTCACCAGTCCCAGTGCGCTGGAGAACGTGTCGTTCCTGGGCGTGCGGACACCCGGCACGCTGCCCGCCGCCACGCACGACACGGCCATCAGCACCTTCGTGCGGGCGCCCGGCGGGGCCGCGTACACCGCCGCCGAACTGGACGCCCTGGCCCTGAGCGTTCGGCCCGCGCAGGCCAGCGCCCTGAACACGGCCACCATGCGCCTGAGCACCATTCCCGGCAGTGACGACAGCGTGCAGTTCCTGCCGGAAGACGAACTGACCTTCACGCCGCCCGGTTTCGTGGGCCTCCTCCCGTACGGGTTCACGGTCCTGAATCCGCAGGGGGGCCGCACGCTGGCGACCGGCACGGAAGCGAACCGCATGATCGTCGGCATGCGCCTGCCGCTGCAGGCCACCCCGCAGGACGACCCGTACGGCTTTGCGTTCACGGCGGTGCCCGTGCGCGACAGTACCCGCCGCGTCACGCAGACACCCGAGGGACTGCGCAGCGGCAACAGCCTGAAGGTGCGGCAACTGGCCGCCAGCCTGAACGCCACGTTGCAGGTGCAGCCCTTCAGCCCCGTGCCGGGCGACCCCCTGTGCAGCGTGCGCAGCGCAGGCAGCGCCGCCGCGCCCACCGGCACGGTGTTCACCGCGCCACCCCTGGCGGTACCGGGCGCGAACGGGCACGCGGTGGGCCTGAATGACACCCTGACCGCCCGTTTCTGCGGCGTGACCCTGGACTCCGCCAGCGCGCAGGCGACCAGCGTCAGCGTGCGCCCCAGCCAGAGCGCCCCGGCGGCCAGCACGCCTGACGCCACCGGCGACCGCCTGCTGATTCCCGCCCGGACTGGCGGGTACCACGCGGGCGAACAGGTCGAGGTGACGCTGCACAACACCCTGACCGCCGGCGGCAGCGCCGCGCCGGGCACGCCGTTCGTGTTCTCGTTCCGCGCTGCGACCGCGCCCGCCACTGCGACCTTCACTGCGCAGACCGAACGGGCCGCCGGACAGGACATACGCGACCTGCTGGCCGCCGACGTGAACGAGGACGGCAAACTGGACGCGATCAGCACCGACAGCAGCGCCAACACCGTCAGCGTGTTCCTTGGGAATGGCGACGGTACCCTGCAAGCCCGCACCGCGTACACCGCCGGAACAGGCCAGGCCCCGACCGACCTGGCGGCCGCCGATCTGAACGGCGATGGGCGACTGGACCTGACCGTCCGCCGCAACGACAGCACGCTGGGCATCCTGATTAACAAGGGCCTGGGCAAGTTCAACCCCATGACCAGCCTGGAGATTGAAGCAGGTGTGACGGACCTCAGCGGGTACACCCTGAAGGACGTGAACGGCGACGGGAAACCCGATCTGGTTGCCTGGATACGCGACGCCAGTTACGCCAACTACAGTCTACGTACACGCCTGGGGAACGGGGACGGCACGTTCGCTCCTGCCATCGATGCCCTGCCCAATCTGATCAACCCGCTGTACTACTACGCCAGTAACTCAGCACCTCTACTGGCCGACCTGAACCACGATGGTCGCCTGGACTTCGCGGCGTCTTCAGACCGGCTGTACGTCATGTCCGGCAACGGCGACGGAACGTTCGCCGCAGAGGCAGCTGCCACTGGGCCAGCAAATGTGTACTCCTCCGATCTGGTCCCGGCGGATGTCAACGAGGACGGGCACCTCGACCTGTACGCCCGCAACAGCACCACGCTGCTGCTCGGGAACGGGCGGCTGGGCTTCACCGTGACGCAACTGGATGCCAGTGGTTACGCCCTGGCCGACCTGAATGGTGACGGGCACCTGGACCTGATCAACAACAACCAGTTGACTCGGGGTTTTGGGAACGGCACCTTCGACCGCACGCCAGTCAACACGAACTTCTACGGCGGTTACTACACAGTTCCACAGGACAAGGCCCTAGGGGATTTCAACGGGGACGGCAAACTCGACGGTCTCACCAGCGCGTACTCCGGCACGTTACAAAGCCCAATCGTGTATGTCGCCCTCAACCAGTAA